Proteins from a single region of Sinorhizobium alkalisoli:
- a CDS encoding ArsR/SmtB family transcription factor yields MQPLSPEKHEEAETAAGFLSAMANPKRLLILDSLVKEEMAVGALANKVGLSQSALSQHLSKLRAQNLVSTRRDAQTIYYSSSSDAVMKILGALDEIYGEHSHPVGDKPLLRKSA; encoded by the coding sequence ATGCAGCCTCTCTCGCCTGAAAAACACGAGGAAGCCGAAACAGCAGCCGGTTTTCTTTCTGCCATGGCAAATCCGAAACGTCTGCTCATCCTCGACTCGCTCGTCAAGGAAGAGATGGCAGTGGGCGCATTGGCCAACAAGGTCGGATTGAGTCAGTCTGCCCTTTCGCAGCACCTTTCGAAACTGCGGGCGCAGAATCTGGTCAGCACTCGCCGGGACGCGCAGACGATCTACTACTCGAGCTCTTCCGACGCGGTCATGAAGATCCTGGGCGCGCTCGACGAGATCTATGGCGAACACAGCCACCCCGTAGGAGACAAGCCGCTCCTGCGCAAATCGGCGTAA
- a CDS encoding phosphoketolase family protein has protein sequence MVSTRTAPGISDEPVEDSTATRPLSKEELRAIDAYWRASNYLSVGQIYLLDNPLLKEPLKREHIKPRLLGHWGTSPGLNMLYAHLNRVIKRDDLNMIYVIGPGHGGPSLVAHAYMEGTYSEVYPNISQDAEGMKRLFKQFSFPGGIPSHVAPETPGSIHEGGELGYALSHAYGAAFDNPDLIVACIVGDGEAETGPLATGWHGNKFLNPARDGCVLPILHLNGYKIANPCFLARIPRDELQKFFEGMGYAPYFVEGRDPAAVHQQLAGVLDAVVAEIKRIWTDARTNGKVMRPNWPMIVLRTPKGWTCPEEIDGKKCEDYWRSHQVPMGDMDNPSHIRILEDWMKSYRPEEFFDGNGRLKPELAALAPVGRRRMSDNPHANGGLLLRDLKMPDFRDYAVAVPSPGATTAESARVMGAFLRDVMRLNLEAKNFRLFSPDENNSNRWQDVLEVTNRCYMAEIYPEDDHLAPDGRVMEVLSEHQCQGWLEGYLLTGRHGFFSCYEAFIHIIDSMFNQHAKWLKVCNEIAWRRPIASLNYFLSSHVWRQDHNGFSHQDPGFIDHVVNKKADVIRVYLPPDANTLLSVTDHCLRSRNYINVVVAGKQPAPQWLTMDEAIKHCSEGLGIWEWASNDKGSEPDVVMACCGDVPTLETLAAVELIRDHLPDLKVRVINVVNLMKLQPSEEHPHGLSNRDFDALFTKDKPIIFAFHGYPWLIHRLTYRRTNHKNLHVRGYKEEGTTTTPFDMVVLNDLDRFHLVEDVIDRLPQLGARAAYFKQAIHEKLIEHRQHIQKYGDDLPAISGWKWGLKGAAGKPLGTSTEEDNI, from the coding sequence ATGGTTTCGACCAGAACGGCACCGGGCATAAGCGATGAGCCTGTCGAAGATTCAACGGCAACCCGTCCGCTCTCGAAGGAAGAACTGCGGGCGATCGACGCCTATTGGCGAGCATCCAATTACCTCTCGGTCGGGCAGATCTACCTCCTCGATAATCCGCTGTTGAAGGAGCCGCTGAAGCGCGAGCATATCAAGCCGAGGTTGCTCGGGCATTGGGGTACGTCACCGGGCCTGAATATGCTCTATGCCCACCTCAACCGGGTCATCAAACGCGATGACCTCAACATGATCTACGTGATTGGCCCGGGGCACGGTGGACCTTCTTTGGTAGCTCACGCTTACATGGAAGGCACCTATAGCGAGGTATATCCAAATATCAGCCAGGATGCGGAGGGCATGAAGCGGCTGTTCAAGCAGTTCAGCTTTCCGGGAGGAATCCCCAGTCACGTTGCACCAGAGACGCCGGGAAGCATCCATGAGGGCGGCGAGCTCGGCTACGCCTTGAGCCATGCCTATGGGGCGGCGTTCGACAACCCCGACCTGATCGTCGCCTGTATCGTCGGGGACGGAGAGGCCGAGACCGGACCGCTTGCGACCGGCTGGCACGGCAACAAGTTCCTGAACCCGGCGCGCGACGGCTGCGTGCTCCCCATCCTCCACCTCAACGGATACAAGATTGCGAATCCTTGTTTTCTCGCCCGCATTCCCAGGGACGAGTTGCAGAAATTCTTCGAGGGCATGGGTTACGCGCCGTATTTCGTCGAAGGGCGTGACCCGGCGGCCGTCCATCAGCAGTTGGCCGGCGTACTCGACGCCGTGGTCGCGGAAATCAAGCGAATTTGGACCGATGCCCGCACCAACGGCAAGGTCATGCGCCCCAACTGGCCGATGATCGTCTTGCGCACGCCGAAGGGCTGGACCTGCCCGGAGGAGATCGACGGCAAGAAATGCGAGGATTACTGGCGCTCGCATCAGGTGCCGATGGGCGACATGGACAATCCAAGCCACATCCGCATTCTCGAAGACTGGATGAAGAGCTATCGGCCCGAAGAGTTCTTCGACGGCAACGGCCGGCTGAAGCCGGAATTGGCGGCGCTCGCTCCCGTGGGGCGCCGCCGCATGAGCGACAACCCGCATGCAAATGGCGGCCTGCTTCTGCGCGACCTGAAGATGCCTGACTTCCGTGACTATGCGGTCGCCGTTCCGAGCCCCGGCGCCACAACGGCGGAGTCGGCGCGCGTGATGGGCGCTTTTCTGCGCGACGTGATGAGGCTCAATCTCGAGGCCAAAAACTTCCGTCTTTTCAGCCCGGACGAGAACAACTCGAATCGTTGGCAGGATGTGCTCGAGGTCACGAACCGTTGCTACATGGCGGAGATCTATCCCGAGGACGATCATCTGGCGCCGGACGGTCGGGTGATGGAGGTGCTCAGTGAGCATCAATGCCAGGGGTGGCTGGAAGGTTACCTGCTCACCGGACGCCACGGCTTCTTCTCCTGCTACGAAGCATTCATCCACATCATCGACTCGATGTTCAATCAGCACGCCAAATGGCTGAAGGTGTGCAACGAAATCGCCTGGCGGCGGCCGATCGCTTCGCTGAACTATTTCCTGAGTTCCCACGTCTGGCGTCAGGACCACAACGGCTTCAGCCATCAGGATCCCGGCTTCATCGATCACGTCGTCAACAAGAAGGCCGACGTTATCCGGGTCTATCTGCCACCGGACGCGAACACGCTTCTATCGGTCACGGATCATTGCCTCAGGAGCCGCAACTACATCAACGTCGTGGTCGCCGGCAAGCAGCCCGCCCCGCAATGGCTGACAATGGACGAGGCCATCAAGCATTGCAGCGAAGGCCTCGGGATCTGGGAATGGGCGAGCAATGACAAGGGCAGCGAGCCCGATGTCGTGATGGCATGTTGCGGCGACGTGCCGACGCTCGAGACGCTGGCAGCGGTCGAATTGATCCGTGACCATCTGCCGGACCTGAAGGTGCGCGTCATCAACGTGGTGAACCTTATGAAGCTGCAGCCGTCGGAGGAGCATCCGCACGGCCTTTCGAACCGCGACTTCGATGCCTTGTTCACAAAGGATAAGCCGATCATCTTCGCCTTCCATGGCTATCCATGGCTGATCCACCGTTTGACGTACCGCCGCACGAATCACAAGAATCTGCATGTTCGCGGCTACAAGGAGGAAGGGACGACGACCACCCCATTCGACATGGTTGTGTTGAACGACCTGGATCGGTTCCACCTGGTCGAGGACGTGATCGACCGGCTGCCGCAACTGGGGGCCCGTGCTGCCTACTTCAAGCAGGCAATCCACGAGAAACTGATCGAACACCGGCAACACATTCAGAAGTACGGCGACGATCTGCCAGCCATCAGCGGTTGGAAGTGGGGCCTGAAGGGAGCGGCCGGCAAACCTCTGGGCACGTCCACTGAAGAGGACAATATTTAA
- a CDS encoding choline ABC transporter substrate-binding protein → MIRNLTLKLMLAGSVCVAALTAGNAVAADPESCSPVRFSDVGWTDITATTATATTILKALGYETDVKVLSVPVTYTSLKNKDIDVFLGNWMPTMEGDIAPYREDKSVETVRENLEGAKYTLATNAKGAELGIKDFKDIAAEKDALDSKIYGIEPGNDGNRLIIDMVEKDTFGLKGFEVVESSEQGMLAQVARAEKDGEPIVFLGWEPHPMNANFKLTYLSGGDDIFGPNFGGATVYTNVRAGYTEECPNVGALLKNLKFTLEMENEIMGKILDDGEDPEKAASEWLKANPQVLEPWLAGVTTKEGADGLAAVKSELGL, encoded by the coding sequence ATGATAAGAAATCTCACTCTCAAACTCATGCTCGCGGGCAGCGTTTGCGTGGCGGCCCTGACCGCCGGAAACGCTGTCGCGGCGGATCCGGAAAGCTGCAGTCCCGTGCGCTTCTCCGACGTCGGCTGGACGGACATCACCGCGACGACGGCAACGGCCACGACCATCCTGAAGGCGCTCGGTTACGAGACGGATGTGAAGGTGCTCTCGGTTCCGGTTACCTACACGTCGCTGAAGAACAAGGACATCGACGTCTTCCTCGGCAACTGGATGCCGACGATGGAAGGCGATATCGCCCCCTATCGCGAGGATAAGTCGGTCGAGACCGTGCGCGAGAACCTCGAAGGCGCCAAGTACACGCTTGCGACCAACGCAAAGGGCGCGGAACTCGGTATCAAGGACTTCAAGGACATCGCCGCTGAGAAGGATGCGCTCGACAGCAAGATCTATGGCATCGAGCCCGGCAATGACGGTAACCGCCTGATCATCGACATGGTCGAGAAGGACACTTTCGGCCTCAAGGGCTTCGAAGTGGTCGAATCCTCCGAGCAGGGCATGCTGGCGCAGGTCGCCCGCGCCGAGAAGGATGGCGAGCCGATCGTCTTTCTTGGCTGGGAGCCGCATCCGATGAACGCCAACTTCAAGCTCACCTATCTCTCCGGTGGCGACGACATCTTCGGACCGAACTTCGGCGGAGCCACGGTCTACACCAATGTCCGCGCCGGCTACACCGAGGAATGCCCGAACGTTGGCGCCCTTCTCAAGAATCTCAAATTCACGCTCGAGATGGAAAACGAGATCATGGGCAAGATCCTGGACGACGGCGAAGATCCGGAGAAGGCTGCCTCGGAATGGCTCAAGGCCAATCCCCAGGTCCTCGAGCCATGGCTTGCGGGCGTCACCACCAAGGAGGGCGCCGACGGGCTGGCCGCGGTCAAGTCCGAGCTCGGCCTCTGA
- the choV gene encoding choline ABC transporter ATP-binding protein — protein sequence MTDAVVFKNVDIIFGKNPQVALEMVDQGKSRDEIGAASGHVLGVAGASLSIHEGEILVLMGLSGSGKSTLLRAVNGLAPVVRGEVEVKTANGSLNPYRCNAKALRDFRMHTVSMVFQQFALLPWRTVADNVGFGLELAGVPDGERKKRVGEQLELVNLSAWADRKVNELSGGMQQRVGLARAFATGAPILLMDEPFSALDPLIRTRLQDELLEFQRRLKKTIIFVSHDLDEAFRIGNRIAIMEGGRIIQCGTPQEIVRNPANQYVADFVQHMNPIAMLTAKDVMQSGIDRSTAGAGVTATARPTTPLIDILDAMSRQPGSIGVVDNGAVVGTIDAQDIVEGLTRHRSRE from the coding sequence ATGACAGACGCCGTCGTTTTCAAGAATGTCGACATCATCTTCGGCAAGAACCCGCAGGTGGCGCTCGAGATGGTCGACCAGGGGAAGAGCCGGGACGAGATCGGCGCGGCCTCCGGTCATGTGCTCGGCGTCGCCGGCGCCTCGCTGTCGATTCATGAAGGCGAGATCCTCGTGCTGATGGGTCTCTCCGGCTCCGGCAAATCGACGCTGCTTCGAGCGGTCAACGGGCTTGCCCCGGTCGTGCGCGGCGAGGTGGAGGTCAAGACGGCGAACGGCTCGCTCAATCCCTATCGCTGCAATGCCAAGGCGCTTCGCGACTTCCGCATGCATACCGTCTCGATGGTATTCCAGCAGTTCGCGCTTCTGCCCTGGCGGACGGTGGCCGACAATGTCGGCTTCGGACTCGAACTTGCCGGCGTTCCGGACGGCGAACGCAAGAAGCGCGTCGGCGAGCAGCTCGAACTCGTCAATCTCAGCGCGTGGGCGGACCGTAAGGTCAACGAGTTGTCCGGCGGCATGCAGCAGCGTGTCGGCCTCGCCCGCGCCTTTGCGACGGGCGCGCCCATTTTGCTGATGGATGAGCCGTTCTCCGCGCTCGATCCGCTGATCCGCACGCGCCTGCAGGACGAGCTGCTGGAATTCCAGCGGCGACTGAAGAAGACGATCATCTTCGTCAGCCACGACCTCGACGAGGCCTTCCGCATCGGCAATCGCATCGCGATCATGGAGGGCGGACGGATCATCCAGTGCGGCACGCCGCAGGAAATCGTGAGGAACCCGGCAAACCAGTATGTGGCCGACTTCGTCCAACACATGAATCCGATCGCGATGCTGACCGCGAAGGACGTGATGCAGAGCGGCATCGATCGCTCGACCGCCGGCGCGGGAGTGACCGCCACCGCCAGGCCCACGACGCCGCTCATCGACATCCTCGACGCCATGTCGCGTCAGCCGGGCAGCATCGGCGTCGTCGATAACGGCGCGGTCGTCGGAACCATCGATGCGCAGGACATCGTCGAAGGACTTACCCGCCACCGCAGCAGGGAATGA
- the choW gene encoding choline ABC transporter permease subunit, whose product MEFLTDHPIPIGGWAKAFVDWLTTNFELFFDQLANFLSAIISILLYILQTPHPLIVIAIVTALAWWFRRSIGIAAFTCLGLLLIINQGYWKETTETLALVLAATFVSMAVGIPLGIAAARRAWIYAFMRPILDLMQTIPTFVYLIPALILFGLGMVPGLIATVIFAIPAPIRLTRLGIISTPPALVEAAESFGATPWQVLRKVELPFAMPQIMAGLTQTIMLSLSMVVIAALVGANGLGVPVLRALNTVNIARGFESGLCIVILAIVLDRLFRSSDEGEGA is encoded by the coding sequence GTGGAATTTCTGACTGACCATCCCATTCCGATCGGCGGCTGGGCCAAGGCCTTCGTCGACTGGCTGACAACCAATTTCGAGCTGTTTTTCGACCAGCTTGCAAACTTCCTGTCGGCAATCATCTCCATTCTGCTCTACATCCTCCAGACGCCGCACCCGCTCATCGTCATCGCGATCGTGACCGCGCTTGCCTGGTGGTTCCGCCGCTCGATCGGCATCGCGGCCTTCACCTGTCTTGGCCTTCTGCTGATCATCAACCAGGGCTACTGGAAGGAAACCACGGAGACGCTGGCGCTGGTGCTCGCGGCCACCTTCGTCAGCATGGCCGTTGGGATCCCACTCGGCATCGCCGCGGCGCGGCGTGCCTGGATCTATGCCTTCATGCGCCCGATCCTCGACCTCATGCAGACGATCCCCACCTTCGTCTACCTGATCCCGGCACTGATCCTGTTCGGTCTTGGGATGGTGCCGGGCCTGATCGCCACGGTCATCTTCGCCATTCCCGCGCCGATCCGCCTAACCCGCCTCGGCATCATCTCGACGCCGCCCGCGCTGGTCGAGGCCGCCGAATCCTTCGGCGCCACGCCCTGGCAGGTGCTGCGCAAGGTGGAACTGCCCTTCGCAATGCCGCAGATCATGGCCGGCCTTACCCAGACGATCATGCTCTCGCTTTCGATGGTGGTCATCGCCGCTCTGGTCGGCGCCAACGGCCTCGGCGTGCCCGTCCTCAGGGCTCTGAACACCGTCAATATCGCCCGGGGCTTCGAGTCCGGACTCTGCATTGTCATCCTCGCAATCGTTCTCGATCGTCTGTTCCGCTCATCCGATGAAGGAGAAGGCGCATGA
- a CDS encoding HugZ family protein encodes MSEKPNVLRDTDDEARKLARVLLRSARSGALAVIEPQSGGFPFVSRVLLGIDVDGAPVVLVSRLSTHTQALLADDRASLLTGEPGKGDPLAHPRLTVQCQAEEIRRDSDDHARIRERFLRRHPKAGLYIDFPDFGFFRLTPQRASLNGGFGRAYALTADDLVIDSPATAALAEMEASAIDHMNTDHAEAVDHYAKVHCRASGGDWKLVGIDAAGLDLADGEALKRLEFETPIQNAAELRPVLKKLYR; translated from the coding sequence ATGAGCGAGAAACCCAATGTCCTGCGCGATACCGATGACGAGGCACGCAAGCTCGCCCGTGTCCTGCTCCGATCGGCGCGGAGCGGTGCGCTGGCGGTGATCGAACCTCAGAGCGGCGGCTTTCCCTTCGTCAGCCGGGTGCTGCTCGGCATCGACGTCGACGGAGCGCCGGTGGTTCTGGTCTCGCGTCTGTCGACCCATACCCAGGCGCTGCTCGCCGACGACCGCGCATCTCTCTTGACGGGCGAACCCGGCAAAGGCGATCCGCTCGCCCATCCGCGCCTGACCGTACAATGCCAGGCTGAAGAGATCCGGCGCGATTCGGACGACCACGCCCGCATCCGCGAACGCTTCCTGCGGCGCCACCCGAAAGCGGGACTTTATATCGATTTCCCCGATTTCGGCTTTTTCCGCCTGACACCGCAGCGAGCGAGCCTCAATGGCGGCTTTGGCCGTGCCTATGCGCTGACGGCCGACGATCTCGTCATCGATTCACCGGCGACCGCCGCGCTCGCGGAGATGGAGGCGAGCGCAATCGACCACATGAATACCGATCATGCCGAGGCAGTAGACCATTACGCGAAGGTTCACTGCCGGGCATCCGGTGGCGACTGGAAGCTCGTTGGAATCGATGCGGCCGGTCTCGATCTCGCTGATGGCGAGGCGCTGAAGCGCCTCGAATTCGAGACGCCGATACAAAATGCAGCCGAGTTGCGGCCTGTCCTGAAAAAACTTTACCGCTAA